The DNA segment ATTTCTTGATGCGGCGTATGCCCCACCAGCTCTTGAAACCGTTTTTCAAAAACACTTCGTGACAGCGGAACCTGCTTCAGAATGCTCGCTACGTTGATCCCTTCACAGGCGTTGTCTCGGATGAACCGCATGGCCATTGCGATTTCGGCGTCGTCGATTGCCAGCACATCGGTCGACTGACGTGTGGCGATGCCAATCGGTTCGATCCGATGCGCCAAAGGTTCAATGGCTTCTCCATTCATCATCCGGTCCAATAGCTCCGCCGCCTCCCTCCCGGTCCGATGCGCTGCGGGGATCACACTGGAGAGCGGAGGCGTACAGAGGTCACACAACAATTCATCATTGTCGACTCCCAAGATTGCGATCTGCTGGGGAACATCGATCTCATGCTCACGACAGATATCCAATATCTGCTGAGCCTTAATGTCGTAGCAGGCGAAGATCGCGATCGGGTGAGGCAGACTAAGCACCCATTTCGTCAACCGCTGCCGCTCTCGACTGTAGGAATAGCCCGCGGATTCACGGTGCTTTGCATGGAACAGATGACACGTCTGCTGCTGCTGGTGAACCATCTGCACGAAGGCGTCCTCACGCCAATTCGACCAATTGAAACCAGGCTCCCCACAAAACGCGAAATGCGCGAAACCGCGTTCGCGAAAATGTTGATACGCCAATTTCGCAATCGCAGCATCGTCGGTTTCGACCCACGGGATGTTCGGAACTTCCCTCGCCGCACTGACATCAACCACCGGAATCTTCAGCTTCTGCAATGCCTGTGCAATCGCTTTGGTTTCGATCCGGACAATCAAACCATCTCCCTTCCAGCCCGCGATCCACGAAGGAGGCGTCGCGCCTCGCTGCTGCTCGGGAAGATAGACCGACCATGAATCGGTGGTCCGGATGTACGAAACGATCCCACTTAACAGATTCCTCGCGTAGGCGTTCGAAGTTTCAATTAACAGGGCGACCGACTTTTGTTTTTTCATTGGTTACTCAACATAAACGCCCCGAACCCCTTCCGCGAAATATCACATTAAGTCTACGCAATTTCACATACCATACCAAATCGCTCCCTTTATACTTGGCTGTATGCAAAATCGAGGTCCCTTGAGGCTCCGGACCTGGAAATCACCACAGCAAGGAAAGAGATCGATGAGCGAAACGAAAACAGTAAAAATGGCAATGGTTGGACTCGGTTTTGGATCCGAGTTCATCGCCATCTACCAGGCGCATCCTGGAGCCGAAGTTGTGGCGATCTGTCGCCGCAATGAAACCGAACTAAACCGAACGGGTGTCCAGTTCGGAATCGACAAACGCTATTCGGATTACGAACAGGTTCTTGCGGATCCAGACATCGACTGCGTTCACATCAACAGCCCGATTGCTGATCATGCGTGGATGTCGTTAAAAGCATTGGACGCCGGGAAGCACGTGATCTGCACCGTTCCGATGGCAACGACCATTGAGGAATGCCAACAGATCGTCGCCAAGGTTAAAGAGACCGGGCTGAAATACATGATGGCAGAAACCGTCGTCTACAGCCGCGAGTTTCTGTTCATCAAAGAGATGTACGAGAAAGGGGAACTGGGAAAAATCCAGCACCTTGCCGCGTCGCATCCACAGGACATGGATGGCTGGCCCAGTTACTGGAAATCGATGATCCCGATGCACTACGCGACCCACGTCGTCAGTCCCTGCCTGGGGCTGACAGACGCTTTGGCGGAATCGGTTAGTTGCTTTGGATCGGGAACCGTCCGCGAAGAGATCGCCCAGAAGTCAGGAAGCAAGTTCGCTGTTGAAAGCTGTCATATCAAATTGAAAGATAGCGACATCACCGCCCATATCTGGCGTTTCCTATACGACGTGGCTCGACAGTATCGCGAAAGTTTCGATGTCTACGGAACCAAGAAGAGCTTCGAATGGACGCTGATCGAAAACGAACCTCACGTTCTTCACACGGCCAAAAAAGCTGAACACGAAATCCCTGAAAAGATCGAAATCCCTGACTTTGCCCACTTGCTTCCCGAGCCGATTCAGCGATTTACGATGCCAGCGGAGATCCATGATTCGGAACACCTCTCCTTCGTCCAAGGCGGAGGACACGGCGGATCGCATCCCCACATGGTCCACGAATTCGTCTCGGCGATTCAGGAGGACCGAGATCCATGGCCGAATGCGAAAACGGCGGCGAACTGGACCTGCACTGGCTTGTGTGCTCACGAATCGGCGATGAAAGGTGGCGAAATCGTTCGCCTTCCCGATTTCTCGTAGAGGGCATTTCCGGGCGTCCGATTCCTCATCCAGGTCGCCCTCCTGCTTTTTTAAGTCATCTTTTCTTTAGCAAGCATCGTTATGTTTCGCAAATTGATTCTGTCAATCATTGCCATCGCTGTCCCCAACCTTCTGACAGCGGCGGAACCGCCGCTGCGGTTGCTCTTCCTGGGCGATCAAAACCATCACCAACCGGCGATGCGTTTTAAGGACCTGCAGCCCCCGATGGCGAAACGTAACATTGCCTTGACCTATACAGAGGACGTCGACAGCCTGAACCTTGCGACCCTCAATCAGTACGATGGCCTAATCCTCTACGCCAACATCGACACGATCGAACCGGCACAAGAACAGGCACTCCTGCAGTACGTCGCGTCGGGCAAAGGCTTTATTCCGCTGCACTGTGCGACCTACTGTTTTCGAAATTCGCCTGAAATCGTTGCCCTGATGGGGGCTCAGTTTCAGCGGCACGGGACGGGTGAAATGACCACTCAGTCGGCCAAGATCAAGCATCCCGTAATGGATGGTTACCAAACCTTTACCAGCTGGGACGAAACCTACGTCCACCATAAACACAATGACCACAATCGCGTGGTTCTTGAATACCGAGCTGGCGATGTCCAAGCAAACGGGAACATCCGCGAACCATGGACCTGGATCCGGACGCACGGGGAAGGGCGAATCTTCTACACCGCTTGGGGCCACGACCATCGCACCTGGAATCAGCCCGAATTCTTAGACCTAATCGAACGAGGGATTCGCTGGGCTTGCGGCGAAGGAGCAACCGGAATTGTCGGCGGTCCCGTCGCGGCCGTGTTGCCGCCACAAAAAGCACCTGCCAAAGACCTGAAACTTTTTGACTACATCGATGTCGGCCCCGAGATCCCGAACTATGCAGAGGGACGAGGCAAAACGTTAAACCGGATGCAACAACCGTCGCCCGCCGAAGAATCGATGAAACATATCGTAACCCCCGAAGGGTTTCATGTTGAACGATTCGCCGATGAATCGATGCTGGACGAAAAAATGTTCGCCGGCAAACCGATCGCGATGACGTGGGATCCCCAAGGTCGACTTTGGGTTTGTGAAACGGTCGATTATCCAAACGAACTGAAGGATGGCGGTAAGGGTCGCGACCGCATCCGTGTGCTGGAAGATACCAATGACGACGGCCAAGCGGACACGTCCACTATTTTTGCCCAGAACCTCAGCATCCCCACGGCGATCGCGTTTCATCGTGGCGGATTGGTTGTCCAAAATGGAACGGAGACCCTTTACCTAAAAGATACCGACAACGACGGAAAAGCGGATCTCCGCAAGGTTCTTATCTCCAACTGGACGCTGACCGACACGCATGGCGGCGTCAGTAATTTTCGCAATGGATTGGACAATTGGATCTGGGGAATGCAGGGCTATAACAACTCCGCTCCAATCATCAACGGCGAAAAGCACGCCTCCTTCCGAATGGGTTTCTTTCGTTTCAAACTTTCACAAAACGACGATCCCAGCGTCGAAAAACTGGAATTCGTTCGCTCGACGACCAACAACACCTGGGGCCTGGGAATTTCGGAAGAAGGACTGATTTTCGGATCGACAGCGAACCGCGCTCCCAGCTTCTTCATGCCGATCGCCAACCGTTATTACGAACGAGTACAAGGCTGGGCACCGGAGGGTCTTCAGATGATCAGTCCCGATCACTTGTTCCATCCGATCACCGACAAAATTCGCCAAGTCGACCACCACGGCGGTTACACAGCGGCCGCGGGACACGCGTTGTATACCGCTCGCAATTATCCGGAAGCTTGGTGGAACAGGACCGCTTTTGTGTGTGGTCCCACGGGGAAACTCGTTGGCACATTTGTGATTCAGCCCGATGGCGCGGGTATGAAATCGTCCAGCCCCATTAACCTATTCGCCAGCGATGACGAATGGACCGCTCCGATCATGGCGGAGGTTGGTCCCGACGGAAACGTGTGGGTTTTGGATTGGTACAACTACATCGTGCAACACAACCCAACGCCGCAAGGCTTTAAAACGGGTAAAGGGCACGCATACGAAACCAAGCTACGGGATAAAAAGTATGGACGCATCTACCGCGTTGTTCCCGATTCCCCCAACGCGTCGGCTCCGGTTTCGCTAAGTCCCCGCTCAAGCGCCGAAGAACTGTTAGCGGCACTGGCGAACCCAACCATGGAAGTCCGACTGTCGGCTCAGCGGTTACTGGTCGAACGACAAGATCATTCTCCCACAATCGTTGCTTCGCTTTTAGCACTAGTGGAAGACCAAAGCGTGGACTCGATCGGTCTGAATGTTGGAGCCATCCATGCTCTGCAGACGCTGCACGGGTTGGGGCTTTTGGAATCCGCCAAAGGGCAAATTTTTCAGCAGGTCACACTCGCACTAAACCACCCTTCGCCAGGCGTGCGTCTGAACGCCGTCCGCGTCTTACCCAACGCCCCTGAAACGGTAGCGGCACTCGAACGGGCTGAATTGATTCAAGACCCCAACGCCCAAGTCGTGCTGGCAACGCTGTTGAAAGTTTCCGATGCGCCCAGTGCTAACGCCAGTCCCATCCTCCGCCAAGCCATCGCGTCTGATCGAATCATTTCGGATCGCTGGCTGATCGACGCGGCAACCAGCGCGTGTGCCATGAATGCGTTTCATTTCTTAAATACAACCTTTACGGAATCGCAATCGTTACCACCTGCAGCCCTTCCAATCCTAACGCGAACCGCAGAGCATTTTGCTCGCAGCCATCCCTCGGCCGATGCGATGTCGGAGCTCCTACAATCACTAGCAGACGGTGACACGAAACAAGATTCCGGCAGCGACCGGAACTTGGACGCCGTCGTCAATGGATTAACCGCGGGCTGGAGCAACGATCACGTGATCGTTTTGGGCGATTCGGTGAACGATTCTCTGCGGCGGATTTTCAATCGCGCATCGGGAACCGGAAAAGCCTCTCTGGCTCGCCTGGCCGCCAAATGGTCAAACCGCTCTCTAGAATCAGAGATCCAAACGATCCTAGGCGATTTCTTGCAACTGGTTGAGCAAGAAGATCTACCGGTCAAAGAGCGGCTAGAAGCGGCAAGTCAACTGATTCAATTAGCTCCTGCCCGCACCGAGTCGATCGAAGATTTGGTCAGCCTGATCGGCCCCCATTCACCGAAAGACCTTTCCATCGGCCTGATCGAACAGGTCAGCCAGTCCAAGGTCACGGATGTTGGCGATCCCCTGCTGGAGATCATCGAAACGGGCACTCCCGATATCCGGGATGCAGTGATCCGTGTGATGCTGTCTCGTCCCCAGCTAACGACGGCTGTCTTAAGGGGCATGGAAAAAGGAGAGATCCAGATCAGTGACCTATCGATCGAGCAACGCGGCAGCTTGGCTTCGCATCCGTCCCCCGAGATCCGGACGACT comes from the Roseimaritima multifibrata genome and includes:
- a CDS encoding XylR family transcriptional regulator, whose amino-acid sequence is MKKQKSVALLIETSNAYARNLLSGIVSYIRTTDSWSVYLPEQQRGATPPSWIAGWKGDGLIVRIETKAIAQALQKLKIPVVDVSAAREVPNIPWVETDDAAIAKLAYQHFRERGFAHFAFCGEPGFNWSNWREDAFVQMVHQQQQTCHLFHAKHRESAGYSYSRERQRLTKWVLSLPHPIAIFACYDIKAQQILDICREHEIDVPQQIAILGVDNDELLCDLCTPPLSSVIPAAHRTGREAAELLDRMMNGEAIEPLAHRIEPIGIATRQSTDVLAIDDAEIAMAMRFIRDNACEGINVASILKQVPLSRSVFEKRFQELVGHTPHQEITNRRVERIRQLLVETDLPLSQIAQRTGFQHEEYMSVTFKKAMAVPPGEYRRKH
- a CDS encoding PVC-type heme-binding CxxCH protein is translated as MFRKLILSIIAIAVPNLLTAAEPPLRLLFLGDQNHHQPAMRFKDLQPPMAKRNIALTYTEDVDSLNLATLNQYDGLILYANIDTIEPAQEQALLQYVASGKGFIPLHCATYCFRNSPEIVALMGAQFQRHGTGEMTTQSAKIKHPVMDGYQTFTSWDETYVHHKHNDHNRVVLEYRAGDVQANGNIREPWTWIRTHGEGRIFYTAWGHDHRTWNQPEFLDLIERGIRWACGEGATGIVGGPVAAVLPPQKAPAKDLKLFDYIDVGPEIPNYAEGRGKTLNRMQQPSPAEESMKHIVTPEGFHVERFADESMLDEKMFAGKPIAMTWDPQGRLWVCETVDYPNELKDGGKGRDRIRVLEDTNDDGQADTSTIFAQNLSIPTAIAFHRGGLVVQNGTETLYLKDTDNDGKADLRKVLISNWTLTDTHGGVSNFRNGLDNWIWGMQGYNNSAPIINGEKHASFRMGFFRFKLSQNDDPSVEKLEFVRSTTNNTWGLGISEEGLIFGSTANRAPSFFMPIANRYYERVQGWAPEGLQMISPDHLFHPITDKIRQVDHHGGYTAAAGHALYTARNYPEAWWNRTAFVCGPTGKLVGTFVIQPDGAGMKSSSPINLFASDDEWTAPIMAEVGPDGNVWVLDWYNYIVQHNPTPQGFKTGKGHAYETKLRDKKYGRIYRVVPDSPNASAPVSLSPRSSAEELLAALANPTMEVRLSAQRLLVERQDHSPTIVASLLALVEDQSVDSIGLNVGAIHALQTLHGLGLLESAKGQIFQQVTLALNHPSPGVRLNAVRVLPNAPETVAALERAELIQDPNAQVVLATLLKVSDAPSANASPILRQAIASDRIISDRWLIDAATSACAMNAFHFLNTTFTESQSLPPAALPILTRTAEHFARSHPSADAMSELLQSLADGDTKQDSGSDRNLDAVVNGLTAGWSNDHVIVLGDSVNDSLRRIFNRASGTGKASLARLAAKWSNRSLESEIQTILGDFLQLVEQEDLPVKERLEAASQLIQLAPARTESIEDLVSLIGPHSPKDLSIGLIEQVSQSKVTDVGDPLLEIIETGTPDIRDAVIRVMLSRPQLTTAVLRGMEKGEIQISDLSIEQRGSLASHPSPEIRTTIADLMKQGGVVVNNDRAKLVNAKLSLAEAVGDPERGKAIFIKNCATCHVFKGNGTTVGPNLNGMSVHPKTELLTHILDPNRSVEANYRLYTALTVDGEVISGLLSAESLTSIEMVDVQGKKHTILREDIEQLQASTKSAMPEGFEQSIDDASFIDLLEYLTQREKFVPLGLERVANIITTEGLFTNRGNRSERLVMPQWGIQMVDDVPFSLIDPAGTTVKNGVMLNGPNGSFAPQMPNSVSVRCRTPASKIHLLGGVAGWASKRPQNGGVSMIVRLQYSDGQTEDHPLIDGQHIADYIGIFNVPKSKLAFKMRDGGQLRYLAITPKRDAMIETIQLVKPKHHSAPIIMAITVELPAKH
- a CDS encoding Gfo/Idh/MocA family protein, which encodes MSETKTVKMAMVGLGFGSEFIAIYQAHPGAEVVAICRRNETELNRTGVQFGIDKRYSDYEQVLADPDIDCVHINSPIADHAWMSLKALDAGKHVICTVPMATTIEECQQIVAKVKETGLKYMMAETVVYSREFLFIKEMYEKGELGKIQHLAASHPQDMDGWPSYWKSMIPMHYATHVVSPCLGLTDALAESVSCFGSGTVREEIAQKSGSKFAVESCHIKLKDSDITAHIWRFLYDVARQYRESFDVYGTKKSFEWTLIENEPHVLHTAKKAEHEIPEKIEIPDFAHLLPEPIQRFTMPAEIHDSEHLSFVQGGGHGGSHPHMVHEFVSAIQEDRDPWPNAKTAANWTCTGLCAHESAMKGGEIVRLPDFS